The Streptomyces sp. NBC_01363 region ACCCCCGAGTCGTCAAACGCAAGGTCCTGAAATGGGCCGCGAAACGCTCCCACCACGCACACTGGCCCCAGCCCAAACACAGCCCCCACATCACCATCCAAACCACTAACTGAACGGTATTGCGCTTAGCCTCGATCCGCCGACGTGGTCTGGAAGTGATCTTCTGACGGGCTTCTGAGCCGGTTTTGGGTCGACCGATGGGCATGGGCGTGCTGCATCCGCTGGTCTGCCCAGCTTTTCCACGGTTTTGGTTCCGGTCGGGCCCTGGCGGGCGGGGTGGGCAGAGACTGTCAGGCGGGTTCGGGTGGGCGGTGGACGGTGTCGAACAGGTGCGTCCAGGCTTTTTGCCAGCGCCAGTTGCGCGGAAGGTGCAGGGTGACGCGCCGTGCGGAGCGGGCGATCCGGGCCGGGACCTGGACCAGGTGGGCGCGGAGGGTGGCGGTGGTGGCCTTGGCGTGGAAAGCGGAGGTCAGTGCCCCGGCGGCCCGCAGCAGGTTGTAGGCCATCGCCCACTGGATCAGCCAGGCGGCATTGGCGTGGAAGTGTCCCGACGGCAGGTGGGCCAGGGCGGAGGCTTTGCTGTCGGCGATGACCTGCTCGACGACGGCGTGGTGGCGGTGCTCCCGCTCGGCCTCGAGCGTCGGCGCGGGGGTGTCGGTGAAGAACGGGTGGTGGCGCCAGACCGGGAACAACTCGCCCTGCTCGCCGACGACGGCGGGTTTGGCCAGGTCACGGACCCGGCGCACGATCAGGCGGGCCGTGACCCGCTCTCCTTTCTTGCGGCTGGCGAAGGCGGTGTAGGCGGGCATCTCGGCAACCTCGGCGTCCGAGATGAGCTCGCCGGTCTCAGGGTCGGGCACCGCGGTCGGGTAGGTGATCTGCTGCCACGCGGTGTCGGGGATGCTGTGGATGGCCCGTTTGATGGAGGGGTTCATCCCGGTGGTGAGGGAGAAGCGGGCGCCGGACCGGTGGCAGGCGGCGATGACACCGGCGTTGTAGAACTGCGAGTCCGCGCGCAAGATGCGCATGCCGGTGCAGCCGGCCTCGACGGCGGTGGCCAGCGCCTCGCTGACGAACTTCGGGGCGCCCCGGGAGTCGGCTGCTTTGCCGCGGCGCATCCGCACGGTGGCGATCACCGGGCGGGAGGTGGGGGTGCAGATCGTGGCGAGCAGAGGGTGCAGGGTGCGGATGCCCTTGAACCGGCCGTACTCGCCACCCTGCTTGGTGCGGCCGTAGACGCGTTTGTGGGTGGAGTCGACGTCGATGAACGCCGTTTGCCCCGCGCCGGGCAGCAGCGGGGTGTGCGCGGCCAGTTCGCCGAGGAACCTTCGGTGTACCGCGTGCAGTTGGAGGGCGTGACCGTGGGTGAAGGAGCGGAGGAAGGTGC contains the following coding sequences:
- a CDS encoding IS1380 family transposase; its protein translation is MQVSHTRAAVSAAFDDANLIAHAGLVPVMRLAERCGLPRLVREKVRLTGTKNGAGASADAKVTGIVGGMAAGADSIDDLDVLRHGAMSAVFEGVRAPSTLGTFLRSFTHGHALQLHAVHRRFLGELAAHTPLLPGAGQTAFIDVDSTHKRVYGRTKQGGEYGRFKGIRTLHPLLATICTPTSRPVIATVRMRRGKAADSRGAPKFVSEALATAVEAGCTGMRILRADSQFYNAGVIAACHRSGARFSLTTGMNPSIKRAIHSIPDTAWQQITYPTAVPDPETGELISDAEVAEMPAYTAFASRKKGERVTARLIVRRVRDLAKPAVVGEQGELFPVWRHHPFFTDTPAPTLEAEREHRHHAVVEQVIADSKASALAHLPSGHFHANAAWLIQWAMAYNLLRAAGALTSAFHAKATTATLRAHLVQVPARIARSARRVTLHLPRNWRWQKAWTHLFDTVHRPPEPA